The window ATCGGCCCCTCGCCGAACGTGTCCGAGAAGCGCTGGGCGAATGTGGTGCGGCTCATGCCGCACAGGGCCGCGAGGCTTTCCACCGTGTGCGGCGCGGCGGGCGCGTCGACGACGGCCGCGACGGCGTCGGCGAGGCGCGGATCACGCAGGGCGCTGAACAGGGGAGACCTCACGCACAGGTCCTGCAGGTGCAGGCGCAGAAAGGCGAGGAGGCACCGCTTCATCAGCGCACCCGTCACGTCTGCGGTCCCGAGGACGGGGTCGGCCAACTCTTCGACCATGAACGAGAAAGCGTGCCGCAGGTGCTTGCTGGCCGAGAGATCTCCGACGACGGCGTCCTCCAGTCGGTCCAACAGGCCGAGCGAGCCGGCATAGCGGGCCGTGATGGCCCCGCAGGCCAGCAGCATGTCTTGGCTCCCGTCGCCTGCCGTGATGCGGAGGAGACCATTGGGGAGAAGGCCGAGCCCGTCCGCCGCTGGCAGCATGCGCGGAGCGTCTGCGAAGCCGATCGTATGCGGGGAGTTGCGGGGCGGGATGACGATGCTGTGCGGCCCGAACTCCACGGGCCGGCGGTCGCCGGCCTGGACCGTGCCCGAGCCCGCCAGGACGTAGTGAACGATCAGGGTGTCCGGCGCCCCGCGCTTCTCCAGCCGCCACCCGTCCTGGATCTCGCAGAACGCGAAGGCGTGGACCCGGACCGACATGGTGGCGAGGATCATCTGGAGCGTGCTCGTGGCCATCGTGGTCTACTCCATACGCGTCCCGTCCAGGTGGCAGGTTCGGGCGATGACGGGCTGATCCAGCGCGGCCCCGCGCGTCATGGACGTCAGGGACGTCGCATCGTGATGGCGGGTGAGGTGGGTTAGGCGAGTGACGATCTCGCAAGGGCGGCGGGCCTCAGGGCTGTCGCCGCTCGCCTCGGCTCGCGGCACCGGGTCTGAGGCCCCGTCTCTGGGCCTCGTCCGGATCGGATGGGCACGCTGGCCTGATCCCGGGTGGCGCGCCGGAGGTCCATCGTTCCTCGCAGGGTGAGTCAAAGCTCGACCGCTGCCACCTGGTCCCGGAGCCGGGGAACGGCGAAATCGACGAAGGCCCGCAGCTTGAGCGGCAGGCGGTTCCGCCTGTCGTAGACGATGTGCACCGGCCGGGGCGCGGGCTCGAACCCTTCCAAGAGCAGCCGCAGGCGGCCGTCGCGCATATGGTCGACGACTTGGTAGGACAGGGTCCGGATCACTCCTGCGCCGGCGAGGCCCGCATCGATCGCCGCTTCGACGGTGCTGACGGTCAAGCGCGATCTGAGGGGCACGGCCATCTCTTCGCCGTTCGACGAGTAGCGCCAAGTCGCGGGAAGCGACATGCTCCCGAACGAGATCACGTCGTGGTGGGCAAGGTCCTGTGGGGCGGCCGGTGCCCCGCGCGAAGCAAGGTAGGCCGGGCTGGCGCAGGTCACCCGGCGGACCGCGCCGAGGCGGGT is drawn from Lichenibacterium dinghuense and contains these coding sequences:
- a CDS encoding AraC family transcriptional regulator — its product is MATSTLQMILATMSVRVHAFAFCEIQDGWRLEKRGAPDTLIVHYVLAGSGTVQAGDRRPVEFGPHSIVIPPRNSPHTIGFADAPRMLPAADGLGLLPNGLLRITAGDGSQDMLLACGAITARYAGSLGLLDRLEDAVVGDLSASKHLRHAFSFMVEELADPVLGTADVTGALMKRCLLAFLRLHLQDLCVRSPLFSALRDPRLADAVAAVVDAPAAPHTVESLAALCGMSRTTFAQRFSDTFGEGPIAFLQRARLRLGAQLLVTSPMPVKVIAASVGYGSRSHFSHAFRGAYGIDPTAFRRRRAQADRDLEPLYAVNHLVSPGS